From one Butyricimonas faecihominis genomic stretch:
- a CDS encoding FecR family protein translates to MEIQNNDRIKQLSVRYVKGELSEGEMDELKRWRDERAEHEELFRNVVSMERLESGIRRFVKTPEQQELEWNRILSRTVRKKRRSRKMVWMRYAALFILPLLVGGIVYFSWDTARETGPEMISPRIVPGVSIAELVLPDGTKVMLDREMDRALEEGVRNSGDTLNYTEVASGRVQDSCEIYHTLRVPRGGEYTLVLADGTTVYLNAESELRFPKQFRGKNRKVYLTGEGYFDVQRNEKQPFIVEAQQVEVRVLGTSFGVRAYTKEENVLTTLIQGRVNVEADGQQVELNPGQQADFNRGNDRLTVAEVDVEQYVGWKDGRLVFDNKPLEFILEELGRWYSFDVFYTNKELKEIPYSLNIKKHEDIAHVLKFIERTGKVKFEVNKNTIIVK, encoded by the coding sequence ATGGAGATTCAGAATAATGACCGGATAAAACAATTGAGCGTTCGCTACGTGAAAGGAGAGTTAAGCGAGGGGGAGATGGATGAGTTAAAGCGTTGGAGAGACGAGCGAGCGGAACATGAAGAGTTGTTTCGTAATGTGGTTTCCATGGAACGATTGGAGAGTGGAATTCGTCGTTTCGTGAAGACCCCGGAACAGCAAGAACTGGAATGGAACCGGATTTTAAGCCGGACAGTACGGAAAAAACGACGTTCTCGGAAAATGGTATGGATGCGTTATGCCGCTCTGTTTATTTTGCCTTTGCTGGTAGGTGGGATCGTGTATTTTTCATGGGATACTGCACGGGAAACGGGGCCGGAGATGATTTCTCCCCGGATTGTTCCCGGTGTATCTATCGCCGAGTTGGTATTGCCTGACGGTACGAAAGTGATGTTGGATCGGGAAATGGACCGGGCTTTGGAAGAGGGGGTGAGGAATAGCGGTGATACGTTGAATTACACGGAGGTTGCTTCGGGTAGGGTGCAAGATTCCTGCGAGATATATCATACCTTGCGTGTTCCTCGCGGGGGTGAGTATACTTTGGTGTTGGCTGACGGAACGACGGTTTATCTGAATGCCGAATCGGAATTGAGATTCCCGAAACAATTTAGGGGAAAGAATCGGAAAGTGTACTTGACGGGAGAGGGATATTTTGACGTGCAGCGTAACGAGAAACAGCCTTTTATTGTCGAGGCACAACAGGTGGAGGTTCGGGTGTTGGGAACGTCGTTCGGGGTACGGGCTTATACGAAGGAGGAGAACGTGTTGACAACTTTGATACAGGGACGGGTAAACGTGGAGGCTGACGGGCAACAGGTGGAATTGAATCCCGGACAACAGGCTGATTTTAATCGGGGAAATGACAGGTTAACCGTGGCTGAGGTAGATGTAGAACAATATGTGGGGTGGAAGGATGGTCGTTTAGTGTTTGATAACAAGCCTTTGGAATTTATTCTGGAGGAATTGGGACGCTGGTATTCGTTTGACGTGTTTTACACGAACAAGGAGTTGAAAGAAATTCCTTATTCGTTGAACATCAAGAAACATGAGGATATTGCCCACGTGTTGAAATTTATCGAGCGAACCGGGAAAGTGAAGTTTGAAGTGAATAAAAACACGATTATTGTGAAATAA
- a CDS encoding RNA polymerase sigma-70 factor, which translates to MGDKELDIIIDFSQGDEKAFRVLYDKYAVALRYFAAKYLNEDTMIDDVVQDAFVDLWEKRADFRGEYAVKAYLYKAVRNDCLNLMRHQQVEDKYARRVVTEGEDSESFLDRILESEIFQTLSDVFNELPPACKEVYQMSLDGKSHEEIAQTLNISVNTVKKHKNNANHYMRERLKNVLSLLTWIS; encoded by the coding sequence TTGGGTGATAAAGAGCTAGATATTATCATTGATTTTTCTCAAGGGGACGAGAAGGCTTTCCGTGTCCTGTATGACAAGTATGCGGTTGCGTTACGTTATTTTGCCGCGAAGTACTTGAACGAGGATACGATGATTGATGATGTCGTGCAGGATGCTTTTGTCGATTTATGGGAGAAGAGGGCTGATTTCCGGGGGGAATATGCCGTGAAGGCCTATTTGTATAAAGCCGTGCGGAATGACTGTCTCAATTTGATGCGCCATCAGCAGGTGGAGGATAAATATGCTAGGCGGGTGGTAACAGAGGGGGAGGATTCCGAGTCATTTCTGGATCGGATTCTGGAATCGGAGATATTTCAAACCCTATCGGATGTCTTCAATGAATTACCCCCGGCGTGTAAAGAAGTTTACCAGATGAGCCTCGATGGAAAAAGTCATGAAGAGATCGCACAAACATTGAATATATCGGTCAACACGGTCAAAAAGCATAAGAATAATGCCAATCATTATATGAGGGAACGGTTGAAAAACGTTCTTTCTCTACTTACTTGGATTTCCTGA
- a CDS encoding TlpA disulfide reductase family protein, with product MTNYLKCLILLLFVGNLAIAGEKKVRCVIHGELIGMEAKEVLLVDATVDSRYHGTYVPVEDGRFKYVLELPHVEGYKLIFVTKNPRVWYTVPFIVENGKLHITVNADKSYEIRGGVFNDRYRKYQELQQQEIGWKRFSFMHKFCAGQWDELYYFLVVDELQRRQVYQAELDDELENAYHVLAEKFASSKYTCLGKMLIDGFHSVKPGGHYVEFEAPDLEGRVVNVPEVINGKIAIIDLWASWCMPCRAKAKMMIPIYEKYKDKGFEIVGVAREFKNTERMKQAIAQDKYPWLQLVELDDGQKLWTRYMLGNAGGGVFLVDRDGTILAVNPKPEEVQKVLEQKLGE from the coding sequence ATGACGAATTATTTGAAATGCCTGATATTGCTTTTGTTCGTGGGAAATCTGGCTATTGCGGGGGAGAAAAAGGTTCGTTGCGTGATTCATGGCGAGTTGATCGGTATGGAGGCAAAAGAAGTACTTTTAGTGGATGCCACGGTGGATTCCCGTTACCACGGGACGTACGTTCCGGTAGAGGATGGACGTTTTAAATACGTGTTGGAATTACCGCACGTGGAGGGTTACAAATTGATCTTTGTAACTAAGAATCCGAGAGTGTGGTACACTGTTCCGTTTATCGTCGAGAACGGAAAATTGCATATCACGGTGAATGCCGATAAAAGCTACGAGATACGGGGAGGGGTTTTTAATGATAGATACCGGAAATACCAAGAATTGCAACAACAGGAGATCGGCTGGAAACGTTTTTCTTTCATGCATAAATTCTGTGCGGGGCAATGGGATGAGTTGTACTATTTCCTTGTGGTGGATGAATTACAACGGCGTCAGGTGTATCAGGCGGAGCTGGACGATGAATTGGAAAATGCTTATCACGTGTTGGCAGAAAAATTCGCATCCAGTAAATATACCTGTTTGGGCAAGATGTTAATCGACGGTTTTCATTCCGTGAAACCGGGCGGGCATTACGTGGAATTTGAGGCTCCAGATTTGGAAGGGCGTGTGGTAAATGTTCCGGAGGTGATCAATGGGAAAATTGCGATCATTGATTTATGGGCCTCATGGTGTATGCCTTGCCGGGCAAAGGCGAAAATGATGATCCCGATTTACGAGAAGTATAAGGATAAAGGTTTCGAGATTGTCGGTGTTGCTAGGGAATTCAAGAATACCGAACGGATGAAGCAGGCTATTGCTCAGGATAAATACCCTTGGTTGCAACTGGTCGAGCTGGATGATGGGCAGAAATTGTGGACCCGTTATATGTTGGGAAATGCCGGGGGCGGTGTCTTTCTGGTCGATCGGGACGGGACGATTCTTGCCGTGAATCCGAAGCCGGAAGAAGTACAGAAGGTTTTAGAGCAGAAATTGGGGGAGTAG
- a CDS encoding PKD-like family lipoprotein codes for MKRISIFLLLYMAFVAMSCYEDHSAKDFKIIKPIVIEFAGAETAVKIFQFDTLEINPIIYKNGVSDENLTYEWKIQGNEYPETVLSNKMTFREPISAAPNSTAYDLILTVTDKTTDIQEFSRISVTVESSLGEGLLVADTRDGETGDVSLIMSMNFTRGLLEKNTRFYRNVYSSVNQHNLNGLVKDMQSFVKSDSRTLTILTDKDIYRVDPFEFADWEMNNDLFFVPIDGDLQPKNMMLWDYWGVEFLNVNGKVYPRNSSWGNLYYNFYMYTPDLADYDVSQMIVCGTYYYAVPYAFDENKNRFLQVNSRYDGFLQFREQNPGLLFDVNNVGAYDAIYMGEGENAQLMTVFKAEKGNDYWLAAMQTKEEDTGSNLPKGRYVLTNCPGINEAVGFAASPISTDFYYATKDQIYTIALGDSQNVTAESRYIVDRERDGEITSLTMWRGEYGRMNVSSETSSTGMTTQNAQYRMLIITTYKESTGEGKVLTIPIVKLTSGTLEPNREIHGRYEGFGRITKVAYNKVGN; via the coding sequence ATGAAAAGAATATCGATATTTTTATTATTATACATGGCTTTCGTGGCGATGTCTTGTTACGAGGATCATTCTGCCAAAGATTTTAAAATCATAAAGCCTATCGTGATCGAATTTGCCGGGGCGGAAACAGCCGTGAAGATTTTTCAATTTGATACGTTGGAGATTAACCCGATTATTTACAAGAACGGGGTGTCCGACGAGAATTTGACGTACGAATGGAAGATTCAGGGGAACGAGTATCCTGAGACCGTATTATCGAATAAAATGACTTTCCGTGAGCCTATTTCGGCTGCACCGAATAGTACTGCGTATGATCTTATTCTGACGGTTACGGATAAGACTACTGACATTCAGGAATTTTCCCGAATATCCGTGACAGTTGAAAGTTCTTTGGGTGAGGGACTGTTGGTTGCCGATACACGGGATGGGGAGACGGGAGATGTGTCATTGATTATGTCTATGAATTTTACTCGTGGTTTGTTGGAAAAGAATACTCGGTTTTATCGGAATGTTTATTCTTCCGTGAATCAACATAACCTGAACGGTTTGGTGAAAGATATGCAATCGTTCGTGAAATCTGATTCCCGGACACTGACGATCTTGACAGATAAGGATATTTACCGGGTTGATCCATTCGAGTTTGCGGATTGGGAAATGAATAACGACCTTTTCTTCGTGCCGATTGACGGTGATCTTCAGCCTAAGAATATGATGTTGTGGGATTATTGGGGAGTTGAATTCTTGAATGTGAATGGGAAGGTATATCCAAGAAATTCATCTTGGGGTAATTTGTATTACAATTTTTACATGTACACTCCTGATTTGGCTGACTATGATGTAAGCCAGATGATCGTCTGTGGGACATATTACTATGCTGTACCTTATGCTTTTGATGAAAACAAGAATCGATTCCTTCAAGTCAATAGTCGTTATGATGGCTTCCTGCAATTTAGGGAACAGAACCCGGGATTGTTGTTTGACGTGAACAACGTGGGTGCGTATGACGCTATATACATGGGTGAGGGTGAAAATGCCCAGTTAATGACTGTTTTCAAAGCTGAAAAAGGAAATGATTATTGGCTGGCTGCTATGCAGACCAAAGAGGAAGATACTGGAAGTAATTTACCGAAAGGACGTTATGTTTTGACGAACTGTCCCGGAATAAACGAAGCCGTGGGTTTTGCTGCATCTCCGATCTCGACAGATTTTTATTATGCAACAAAAGATCAGATATACACGATAGCCTTGGGTGATTCCCAGAATGTGACAGCGGAGAGCCGTTATATTGTGGATAGAGAAAGAGACGGGGAAATTACTTCTCTAACGATGTGGCGGGGGGAATATGGTCGGATGAATGTGAGTAGTGAGACGAGTTCTACCGGGATGACCACGCAAAATGCTCAATACCGGATGTTGATTATTACGACTTATAAAGAATCAACCGGAGAGGGGAAAGTACTAACAATTCCTATAGTCAAACTGACGAGTGGAACTCTGGAACCTAATCGTGAGATTCACGGAAGATATGAAGGATTTGGCCGGATTACGAAAGTGGCCTATAATAAAGTGGGTAACTAA
- a CDS encoding DUF4843 domain-containing protein: protein MKQMIIRLMIAALAISLWVSCDQEKTIMYRQEAGVRFMYQAEDEYSFVDNYGETVHLYYITVATTGDSVDYERKVSIAVVENDTNYVNTARPEQYKLLEGVVPAGSFSGEVPVEIHCTPDMSDSSFVVNIKLVPNEDFPLAGFDNRYFELSMTNQLVKPKNWGNLAFYFGQQFSISWYRFILNVLNVSYIPYPSAQEGDEKWSYNQLLANAGKVKAALLQYNREHPNDPLRHEDGDYAGDEVKMP, encoded by the coding sequence ATGAAACAGATGATAATTAGGTTAATGATAGCGGCATTGGCAATAAGTTTGTGGGTGTCGTGTGATCAGGAGAAGACCATAATGTACCGGCAAGAGGCCGGAGTGCGGTTTATGTATCAAGCTGAGGATGAATATAGTTTCGTGGATAATTATGGCGAGACGGTACATTTGTATTATATCACGGTTGCGACAACGGGAGATTCCGTTGATTATGAACGAAAGGTGTCGATTGCCGTGGTCGAAAATGATACGAATTACGTGAACACGGCTCGTCCGGAACAATATAAATTGTTGGAAGGTGTGGTTCCTGCCGGGTCTTTCTCTGGTGAGGTTCCGGTGGAAATTCATTGTACACCGGATATGAGTGACAGTAGTTTTGTGGTAAATATAAAATTGGTTCCCAATGAAGACTTCCCACTTGCCGGTTTTGACAATCGTTATTTCGAGCTGTCGATGACGAATCAGTTGGTTAAGCCCAAGAACTGGGGGAATCTTGCTTTTTATTTTGGTCAACAATTTTCTATAAGTTGGTACCGTTTTATTCTGAATGTGTTGAATGTATCATACATTCCTTATCCTTCAGCTCAAGAGGGGGATGAAAAGTGGAGTTATAATCAGTTATTGGCTAATGCCGGGAAGGTAAAGGCTGCATTGCTCCAGTATAACCGGGAACATCCGAATGATCCTTTGCGGCATGAAGATGGGGATTATGCGGGTGACGAGGTAAAAATGCCTTAA
- a CDS encoding RagB/SusD family nutrient uptake outer membrane protein — protein MKKVRDIFCVLLLLCTTMSCENWLDVDPKTEIKSELMFQSVSGFKDALMGVYLTLRDPELYGKEATWGFVDAIGQQTDIQDQAAAYYNASRYNYSQTSGVSDALWAKAFNAIVNLNNMLENLDKQQNLFTPATYGVLKGEALGLRAFLHFDLVRLFGWGNLAKKPENLEKLCMPYMTKYDKVLTKQLTVGEVLAHIEEDLLASIELLNNSDPYGLAPKQDDYDLPNEDKFFDNREKRFNYWAAVCTLTRVYMWMGRKGEALTLAKSFIDKGGRTSWIDSYTIDAYYEKDRDLTFSREHVFALDIAELFESVKHYIDPNANKPNRNADLLYHSSERANKLFEAVNGVSTDYRYKRWYNKVNDFFDGWAFYKYWEVEEYSHGSVLPLIRKPEMYYMAAECLLETGNDADRIKAIEYLNTVRDNRGIAKLGNDMTAGTVQDEITKEYQREFIGEGQLFYYYKRLGFEKIPYSTKPGNDAVYVVPLPSGDVGLGGMEDYKKK, from the coding sequence ATGAAGAAAGTACGTGATATATTTTGTGTTTTACTGTTACTCTGCACGACAATGTCTTGCGAGAATTGGTTGGATGTGGACCCGAAGACAGAAATCAAATCCGAATTGATGTTTCAATCGGTGAGCGGGTTCAAGGATGCTTTGATGGGGGTTTACCTGACATTACGTGATCCGGAATTGTACGGAAAGGAAGCCACGTGGGGTTTTGTGGATGCTATTGGGCAACAAACGGATATTCAGGATCAGGCAGCCGCTTATTATAATGCGAGCCGTTATAATTATTCCCAGACTTCGGGAGTTTCAGATGCTCTTTGGGCCAAGGCTTTCAACGCTATTGTGAATCTGAATAATATGTTGGAAAATTTAGATAAACAACAGAATTTGTTTACCCCAGCAACTTATGGGGTGTTGAAAGGGGAAGCCTTGGGATTGAGGGCATTCTTGCATTTTGATTTGGTGCGCTTGTTCGGTTGGGGTAATTTGGCGAAGAAACCGGAAAATTTGGAGAAATTGTGTATGCCATACATGACAAAATATGATAAGGTTTTGACGAAACAATTGACTGTTGGTGAAGTTTTGGCTCATATTGAAGAGGATTTATTGGCATCGATAGAATTGCTGAATAATAGTGATCCTTACGGATTGGCACCTAAGCAGGATGATTATGATTTACCAAACGAAGATAAGTTTTTCGATAATCGTGAAAAGCGTTTTAATTATTGGGCGGCAGTTTGCACGTTGACCCGTGTATATATGTGGATGGGACGAAAAGGGGAAGCCTTGACGTTGGCAAAATCTTTTATTGACAAGGGCGGTCGGACTTCTTGGATTGATTCGTACACGATTGACGCTTACTACGAGAAAGATCGGGACCTGACCTTTTCCAGAGAACACGTGTTTGCCTTGGATATAGCAGAGCTTTTCGAGAGCGTTAAACATTATATTGATCCCAATGCAAACAAGCCTAACCGGAATGCCGATTTGTTATATCATTCGAGCGAGCGGGCTAATAAGTTATTCGAGGCTGTTAATGGTGTAAGCACGGATTATCGTTATAAACGGTGGTACAATAAGGTGAATGATTTTTTTGACGGCTGGGCTTTCTATAAGTACTGGGAGGTTGAGGAGTACTCGCATGGGAGCGTGTTACCTCTAATTCGGAAACCGGAGATGTATTACATGGCGGCGGAATGTCTGTTGGAAACGGGTAACGATGCCGATCGGATAAAAGCAATCGAGTATCTTAACACGGTGAGGGACAACCGGGGAATTGCAAAACTCGGTAATGACATGACGGCGGGAACCGTGCAAGACGAGATCACGAAGGAGTATCAGCGTGAATTTATAGGGGAAGGTCAGTTGTTTTATTACTATAAACGGTTGGGGTTCGAGAAGATTCCTTACTCGACCAAGCCGGGTAACGATGCGGTTTACGTGGTCCCGTTACCCTCTGGAGATGTCGGCTTGGGTGGAATGGAAGATTACAAGAAAAAATAA